One window of the Candidatus Hydrogenedentota bacterium genome contains the following:
- a CDS encoding DUF1559 domain-containing protein gives MNPREKGFTLIELLVVIAIIGILAAILLPALARAREAARRASCQNNLKQMGIVFKMYAGESKGEKYPHIAVWQGMASEPDDCSLRPVANNFTWDGPSVYPEYLTDYSVSICPSSPRHGNEMEAGRFNFREDPNEPLNPCRFQDLSYGYMGYAISDNDLYVDVSLRNDSANPIGNIRPDALNALLTLTAAQPAVDGVETVDSDISVGAVTFYRLREGIERFFISDINNPAASAVAQSAIWIHFDSASTEIIQYSHIPGGGNVLYMDGHVKFLRYPSDSPLTRCLTEVLSMG, from the coding sequence GTGAATCCCCGAGAGAAAGGCTTTACCCTGATTGAATTGCTGGTCGTTATTGCAATCATTGGAATCCTGGCGGCTATTCTGCTTCCCGCTCTGGCGCGCGCTCGCGAAGCGGCCCGAAGGGCGAGCTGCCAAAACAATCTGAAGCAGATGGGCATCGTCTTCAAGATGTATGCGGGAGAGTCGAAGGGCGAGAAGTATCCCCATATTGCCGTTTGGCAAGGCATGGCATCCGAACCGGACGATTGTTCCCTGCGCCCCGTCGCAAACAACTTCACGTGGGACGGCCCATCCGTGTATCCGGAATACCTCACGGATTACTCCGTTTCAATATGTCCTTCGTCGCCGCGGCACGGAAACGAAATGGAGGCAGGCAGATTTAACTTCAGAGAAGATCCCAATGAGCCCCTTAATCCCTGCCGATTCCAGGATCTTTCCTACGGATACATGGGCTACGCAATATCCGACAACGATCTCTACGTTGATGTGTCGCTACGCAACGACTCAGCCAATCCCATCGGCAACATAAGGCCGGACGCGCTCAATGCACTGCTGACCCTGACTGCGGCGCAACCAGCAGTGGATGGAGTCGAAACGGTCGACTCAGACATCTCTGTGGGTGCGGTCACCTTCTATCGGTTGCGAGAGGGTATCGAGCGTTTCTTCATATCCGACATCAACAATCCGGCGGCAAGCGCCGTGGCACAGAGTGCCATTTGGATTCATTTTGATTCGGCATCCACAGAGATCATCCAATACAGCCACATCCCCGGTGGCGGTAACGTCCTATACATGGACGGACACGTCAAGTTCCTTCGCTATCCCAGCGATTCCCCACTCACACGATGCCTTACCGAAGTCCTGTCGATGGGATAA